One stretch of Pyrenophora tritici-repentis strain M4 chromosome 4, whole genome shotgun sequence DNA includes these proteins:
- a CDS encoding TolA, Membrane protein involved in colicin uptake has protein sequence MPIRLIVAESGGSVFWSPRKLREARAREAVRERDETEEKLQKAQAKKQRKEAQLQRQVELEQRRVERQRLKEAKELERAEKAAERARKVEAQHQKKTIQQAQQRKRKASQVTLSSNKRQKRASAAHAGDQARDGPSAALPKVTLRGRNVSLPQKHR, from the coding sequence atgccgatccgattgattgttgcggagtctggtggctctgtcttctggtctcctcgcaagttgcgtgaggctcgagctagagaagcagtacgggagcgagatgagacggaggagaaactccaaaaagcacaggccaagaagcagcgtaAGGAGGCTCAGCTGCAGCGTCAAGTTGAGCTCGAGCagaggcgtgtggagaggcagaggctcAAGGAAGCGAaggagcttgagcgagctgagaaagcagctgaacgcgcgcgcaaagttgaagctcaacaccagaaaaaaactatccaacaagctcaacaacgcaagcgTAAAGCCTCACAAGTAACCTTATCAAGtaacaagcgtcaaaaacgcgctAGCGCTGCTCACGCTGGTGATCAAGCTCGAGATGGGCCATCTGCTGCTCTACCTAAAGTCACATTACGTGGTCGCAACGTCAGCCTCCCGCAAAAAcatagatag
- a CDS encoding MAPEG domain containing protein yields MADEKKGQVKRVAAGNGILNPSGAMVMGAAPMYLALIPLTTYLTKPDSVTQSLVHALIKLLPGVDAASITGGRAIPALSAIYLFWTFGASGAISVAGQAMSRREGLDNDHPRKHVHALEGLPLRMRSAHYALLENFPGFALAAALAQVLAPQDAQVVNLLGLHVITKLMIHYPAYVSNMAVPRSVAHLTATSALINICWILAAGK; encoded by the exons ATGGCCGACGAGAAGAAAGGGCAGGTTAAGCGTGTTGCTGCCGGAAATGGAAT TCTCAATCCCTCGGGCGCCATGGTGATGGGTGCTGCTCCTATGTATCTCGCACTTATACCTTTGAC CACATACCTCACCAAACCGGACAGCGTAACGCAATCTCTTGTCCATGCGCTGATCAAGCTTCTCCCTGGTGTCGAC GCTGCGTCAATAACCGGCGGTCGCGCAATCCCAGCGCTCAGCGCCATATATCTCTTTTGGACCTTTGGCGCCTCTGGTGCAATCTCCGTGGCGGGACAAGCCATGAGCCGAAGGGAAGGGTTAGACAATGACCACCCGAGGAAACATGTGCATGCGCTTGAGGGGCTGCCATTGAGGATGAGGAGTGCGCATTATGCGCTTTTGGAGAACTTCCCTG GGTTCGCCTTGGCTGCCGCGCTGGCGCAGGTCCTCGCACCGCAAGACGCGCAGGTGGTCAATTTGTTGGGATTACACGTCATTACGAAGTTGATGATTCACTACCCGGCTTACGTGAGCAACATGGCGGTGCCGAGGTCTGTAGCACATCTTACTGCGACATCAGCCTTGATCAATATTTGCTGGATTTTGGCGGCCGGCAAGTAG
- a CDS encoding Membrane-bound metallopeptidase: MAPIDDAIEDLKSRDPGEHFTLREVAEKYQVNRSTLGRRWRGVTASREDGYLNQQALDQQQELELIRYITKLKERGLPPTREMIRNFSSEIAHRQLSDRWVSRFITRHQIHIISKWTTAMDRVRHLADSESKYRLYFELLHRKITEYHLEARDIYNMDEKGFLIGLIGRSKRIFSRRQWEKKEVRASLQDGSREFLTLLACCCADGSSLPPSLIYAAKKGAIRLSWVEDIKAGEHEVFVSSSPTGWSNDNIGLAWLEQVHGSHVTIEFIDYCDRHRILLIILPPYSTHTLQPLDLVLFKTLSQAYSNELTNHLYKAQGLAPIKKGDFFPLFWSAWISSFTESLILKAFEATGIWPIDANVILRRFASTPEAERSSSLGLSDHDWRKIDRLVRAAVTDSHQYEARKLRSSNELLKHKNEGLKEALQHKKKHRKKGKALDLQQRQEYHGSAVFWSPRKLREARVREAVRERDETEEKLQKARAKKQREEARLQRQVELEEKRVERQRLKEIREVERAEKAAERARKVEAQHQKKSIQQAQQRKRKASRVLSPSNKRQKRAGAAHAGVQAGDELSATPAKVTSRGRNVNLPQKYR; the protein is encoded by the exons ATGGCACCTATCGACGATGCAATTGAAGATTTGAAATCGCGTGATCCAGGAGAACACTTTACGTTGAGGGAAGTTGCTGAGAAATACCAGGTTAACCGCTCAACGCTGGGGCGAAGGTGGAGAGGCGTGACAGCGTCTCGGGAGGATGGATACTTAAATCAACAAGCTCTCGACCaacaacaagagctagagcttaTACGATATATCACAAAGCTTAAAGAGAGAGGCCTTCCTCCTACGAGAGAGATGATTAGGAATTTCTCATCTGAAATAGCCCATCGGCAGCTGAGCGATCGATGGGTTTCTCGCTTCATCACCAGACACCAGATCCATATaatctcaaagtggaccaccgccatggatcgtgttcgccacctggctgattctgagtcaaaaTACCGTCTCTACTTCGAGCTActgcatcgaaagatcactGAATATCACCTtgaggctcgagatatatacaatatggatgagaagggcttcttgattggcttgataggcagaagcaagagaatattcagcaggcgtcaatgggagaagaaggaggttcgagcatctctccaggatggatcacgcgagtttctgacacTCCTGGCCTGTTGCTGCGccgatgggagctcgctgcccccaagccttatctacgcagctaaaaaaGGAGCTATACGATTAAGTTGGGTAGAGgatatcaaggcaggagaacatgaggtctttgtctcatcatctccaacaggctggtcaaacgATAACATAGGTCTAGCTTGGCTagagcaggt CCATGGATCTCATGTCACGATAGAGTTTATCGACTACTGTGATCGCCACAGGATCCTCCTTATAATCCTTCCCCCCTATTCGACtcatacgctccagccgcttGACTTAGTGCTGTTCAAGACTCTCTCTCAAGCTtactctaacgagctcaccAACCATCTCTATAAGGCTCAAGGTCTCGCTCCAATTaagaaaggagacttcttcccactcttctggagcgcctggatatcctccttcacggagagcctcatattgaaggccttcgaagctactgggatctggccgatagatgccaacgttatcctccgtagatttgctagcacgccagaggctgagagaagctcatcattagggctctctgatcatgatTGGAGAAAGATAGATCGATTAGTTCGAGCTGCTGTCActgatagccatcagtatgaggcaagaaagctgcgtTCAAGC AatgagcttttaaagcatAAGAAtgagggcttaaaggaggctcttcaacacaaaaagaagcacaggaagaagggcaaagctcttgaccttcaacagcgccaggaatatcacggtagcgctgtcttctggtctcctcgcaagttgcgtgaggctcgagttagagaagcagtacgggagcgagatgagacggaggagaaactccaaaaagcacgggccaagaagcagcgcgaggaggctcgactgcagcgtcaagttgaactcgaggagaagcgtgtggagaggcagaggctcAAAGAGATAAGGGAGgttgagcgagctgagaaagcagctgaacgcgcgcgcaaagttgaagctcaacaccagaaaaaATCTAtccaacaagctcaacaacgcaagcgTAAAGCCTCACGAGTACTCTCACCAAGtaacaagcgtcaaaaacgcgctGGCGCTGCTCACGCTGGTGTTCAAGCTGGAGATGAGCTATCTGCTACTCCAGCTAAAgtcacatcacgtggccgcaacgtcaacctcccacaaaaatatagatag